In Nicotiana tabacum cultivar K326 chromosome 11, ASM71507v2, whole genome shotgun sequence, a single window of DNA contains:
- the LOC107768541 gene encoding LOW QUALITY PROTEIN: receptor-like cytosolic serine/threonine-protein kinase RBK1 (The sequence of the model RefSeq protein was modified relative to this genomic sequence to represent the inferred CDS: deleted 1 base in 1 codon), translated as MEGESAVQVQENGEKEEMKREEAEKEQEEVEVKVEIEILEGKEENGEKDKKTKDDQSSPRAVLEIHISGTSDSDNSSISSGERSSSFGSSPSPGGEKTAVSGGGDGGGEEAGQGLSFKNFFDQMKKKSIRRLSTIQLFGGYENLLPKKNIKRKLLARIRSAEEDRIDCHDFVVPKPSWRNFSFDELAQATDNFTPDNLIGKGGHAEVYKGHLPDGQVVAVKKITKKEKNDEDRVGDFLSELGIIAHINNPHAVKLIGFSVDGGLHLVLQYLQHGSLASVLHGREECLEWKIRYKVAVGVAEGLRYLHSDCQRRIIHRDITASNILLTEDYEPQISDFGLAKWLPEKWAHHIVSPIEGTFGYMAPEYFMHGIVHEKTDVFAFGVLLLELITGRRAVDSSRQSLVMWAKPMLEKNNIKELADPRLGDAYDIVEMKRAMFTASTCIHHLPNMRPNMKRAVQLLKGENEPIDMKQKSTGGRSLMLDACDFDDYSNTTYLKDLNRHMQLVME; from the exons ATGGAAG GTGAAAGTGCAGTACAAGTTCAAGAAaatggagaaaaagaagaaatgaagagaGAAGAAGCAGAAAAGGAACAAGAAGAAGTAGAAGTAAAAGTAGAAATAGAAATTTTGGAGGGCAAAGAAGAAAATGGAGAAAAGGACAAAAAAACCAAAGATGATCAGTCATCACCAAGGGCAGTTTTGGAAATTCATATCTCAGGGACATCAGATTCCGACAACAGCAGCATTAGCAGCGGGGAAAGAAGCAGCAGTTTCGGGTCATCTCCGTCTCCCGGCGGCGAGAAAACGGCTGTTTCCGGTGGCGGAGATGGCGGAGGAGAGGAGGCGGGACAAGGGTTGAGTTTTAAGAATTTTTTTGATCAAATGAAGAAAAAGTCTATAAGAAGATTATCGACTATACAATTATTTGGAGGATATGAAAATTTACtaccaaagaaaaatataaagagGAAATTGCTGGCTAGAATTCGAAGTGCAGAAGAAGATAGAATTGATTGCCATGATTTTGTTGTGCCTAAGCCTTCTTGGAGGAATTTTAGCTTTGATGAACTTGCTCAAGCTACTGATAATTTCACTCCAG ATAACTTGATTGGCAAAGGAGGACATGCAGAAGTGTACAAAGGACATTTACCTGATGGACAAGTTGTAGCAGTCAAGAAaataacaaagaaagaaaagaatgacgAGGACAGAGTTGGAGACTTCTTATCTGAGCTAGGAATCATTGCTCATATCAATAATCCTCATGCTGTTAAGTTAATTGGTTTCAGTGTTGATGGTGGTCTGCACCTTGTTCTTCAATAC TTGCAACATGGCAGCCTTGCTTCTGTACTACACG GTAGAGAAGAGTGTCTTGAATGGAAAATAAGATATAAAGTGGCAGTTGGAGTAGCTGAAGGATTGCGTTATCTTCATTCTGATTGCCAAAGGCGCATAATCCATAGAGATATTACAGCCTCTAACATTCTACTTACTGAAGATTATGAACCTCAG ATATCTGATTTCGGACTTGCAAAGTGGTTGCCAGAAAAATGGGCTCATCATATTGTTTCCCCTATTGAAGGAACTTTTGG ATATATGGCACCAGAGTACTTTATGCATGGAATTGTTCATGAGAAGACCGATGTTTTTGCCTTTGGAGTTCTGCTATTGGAACTTATTACTGGTCGTCGTGCTGTTGATTCATCCAGACAGAGTCTTGTGATGTGG GCAAAACCAATGCTGGAAAAGAACAATATCAAGGAATTAGCAGATCCTCGTCTAGGCGATGCCTACGACATTGTTGAGATGAAAAGAGCTATGTTTACAGCTTCTACATGCATTCATCATTTGCCAAACATGCGTCCCAACATGAAACGG GCTGTTCAGCTGTTGAAAGGCGAGAATGAACCAATAGACATGAAGCAAAAATCAACGGGAGGAAGATCATTAATGCTGGATGCTTGTGATTTCGACGATTACAGTAACACAACTTATCTCAAAGATCTCAATCGTCATATGCAGCTCGTTATGGAGTAA
- the LOC107768551 gene encoding uncharacterized protein LOC107768551 codes for METDILIQLIILLFTLGIFYAMYNFPKQALTRLRSKNRSTDQAHIHFIKGAQLLSRAKSNRNKSTSFNLAKSAAGEADKALALEPKDPAAHILKALSLDLMGHKIAALRYLDLALSPPAVKALSDGERGDALLKRAELQVALNRKRRVDSALLDLLEAVKLGCSDQAKAFCLLGQCYEMKGLKIEAQNAFEEALKIEPNFVAAHEGLGRLS; via the coding sequence ATGGAGACAGACATACTGATTCAATTAATTATCCTCCTTTTCACACTCGGAATTTTCTACGCCATGTACAATTTCCCCAAACAAGCTCTAACCCGACTCCGATCAAAAAACCGATCCACTGACCAAGCCCATATCCACTTCATCAAAGGAGCACAACTCCTCTCCCGAGCAAAATCTAATCGGAATAAATCAACTTCCTTCAACCTCGCAAAATCCGCCGCCGGCGAAGCTGATAAGGCTTTAGCTCTCGAGCCCAAAGATCCAGCGGCTCATATTCTCAAAGCCCTATCACTCGATCTCATGGGCCATAAAATTGCTGCTTTGAGGTATTTGGATTTGGCCCTATCGCCGCCGGCGGTGAAGGCGTTGTCCGATGGAGAGAGAGGCGATGCTTTATTGAAACGGGCCGAGTTGCAGGTGGCGTTAAATCGGAAGAGACGAGTTGACTCGGCTTTGTTGGACCTTTTAGAGGCTGTGAAATTGGGCTGTTCGGATCAAGCTAAGGCCTTTTGTTTGTTGGGCCAGTGTTATGAAATGAAGGGATTGAAAATTGAGGCCCAAAATGCTTTTGAAGAAGCTTTAAAGATTGAGCCCAATTTCGTCGCGGCCCATGAAGGCTTGGGCCGCTTAAGTTAG
- the LOC142165725 gene encoding uncharacterized protein LOC142165725 yields MDEQGNQPPRPTTGTTRNVIDNAGDDALTAILKRMEKMEIEIRNSLCFGETQTESKVAAKDKVNLSTKKCDALCEFHQERGHKIKDSIALRQEVVNLLRQGHLKELLSHTGRTNFTRGHEQHQGPQKTPSHDPHDLGNSNYSSVNSVKFTTTHKLKHSITRKQYDRLEESIVFDKSDTKDLTFHHNDALVITLRILDTDVRCIMVDNGSGACIIHLQVLAQMKLEVKIVPHCITLTSFNNAVERTSGEITLLVLDDGVTMETIFHIMDQDTTYNAIVGRLWIHTMRVVPSSSCKVIKLPTMCGIFSI; encoded by the exons ATGGACGAACAGGGTAATCAGCCACCCCGTCCAACGACAGGTACCACTCGCAATGTCATTGATAATGCGGGTGATGACGCCCTTACAGCCATCCTAAAAAGGATGGAAAAAATGGAGATTGAAATAAG AAATAGTCTATGCTTTGGAGAAACTCAGACCGAAAGTAAAGTGGCTGCAAAAGATAAGGTCAATCTGAGTACCAAAAAATGCGACGCCCTCTGCGAGTTCCATCAAGAACGAGGGCACAAAATCAAGGACTCCATTGCCCTAAGACAGGAGGTCGTAAACTTGTTGCGACAAGGACACCTCAAAGAGTTGCTAAGCCACACGGGAAGGACCAACTTCACTAGAGGACACGAGCAACACCAAGGACCACAAAAGACACCGTCACATGATCCACATGATCTCGGCAATAGCAACTACTCATCCGTCAACAGCGTAAAATTCACCACTACCCACAAGCTCAAGCACTCAATCACCCGCAAGCAGTATGACAGACTAGAAGAAAGTATCGTCTTCGATAAGTCAGACACCAAAGATTTGACCTTTCATCATAATGATGCTCTTGTTATTACCTTACgaattttagataccgatgtGAGATGCATTATGGTAGATAACGGGAGTGGCGCATGCATTATACATCTTCAagtacttgcacaaatgaaactcgaaGTTAAGATAGTGCCGCATTGCATCACACTAActagttttaacaatgcagttgagcgaaCATCTGGAGAAATCACACTCCTTGTTCTGGACGATGGTGTCACTATGGAAACCatattccacatcatggaccaagaTACAACGTACAACGCCATAGTAGGGAGACTgtggatacacaccatgagagTCGTCCCTTCCAGCTCATGCAAGGTCATCAAGTTGCCAACCATGTGCGGAATATTCAGTATATGA